A DNA window from Polynucleobacter sp. AP-Titi-500A-B4 contains the following coding sequences:
- the ispE gene encoding 4-(cytidine 5'-diphospho)-2-C-methyl-D-erythritol kinase, giving the protein MSEVNHQSIRLRSPAKLNLFLHIVGRRADDYHLLQSVFQLIDWCDTIHLKLIPENEVRRINPITGVQADQDLVVRAAKLLKDFAKIDSGVEINLQKEIPMGAGLGGGSSDAATTLIGLNHLWNLNLDQKTLCDIGLKLGADVPFFIFGQNAFVEGIGEQMREISLGDREFLVIFPNQGIATKSIFQDPELTRDHGQITIDGFLASPWSDLSNDCQAVAMRICPEVKQALDWISQAVPGSEPRMSGSGSSVFTVLDPKADIAKLENLLQNLPKGWIGRVVRGLNKNPAYNLISSD; this is encoded by the coding sequence ATGAGTGAAGTGAACCACCAGTCCATAAGGCTTCGCTCACCAGCTAAGCTAAATTTATTTCTACACATCGTTGGGCGCAGGGCCGATGATTATCACTTGCTGCAATCCGTCTTTCAGTTGATTGATTGGTGCGATACCATTCACTTAAAACTCATCCCAGAAAATGAAGTGCGTCGCATTAATCCAATCACTGGAGTTCAAGCTGATCAAGATTTAGTTGTTCGCGCCGCAAAGTTATTAAAAGACTTTGCCAAGATTGACTCTGGGGTTGAAATTAATCTGCAAAAAGAAATTCCGATGGGTGCAGGATTGGGAGGCGGATCATCGGATGCGGCCACCACTCTGATTGGCTTAAATCACCTTTGGAATCTCAATTTAGACCAAAAGACGCTTTGCGACATAGGCCTAAAACTTGGTGCTGATGTGCCATTTTTCATTTTTGGCCAAAATGCGTTTGTTGAAGGAATTGGCGAACAAATGCGCGAAATTTCCTTGGGTGACCGTGAATTTTTGGTGATCTTCCCCAATCAAGGGATCGCCACCAAGAGTATTTTTCAAGACCCTGAATTGACCCGAGATCACGGTCAGATTACAATTGATGGCTTTCTTGCATCGCCATGGTCAGATCTTTCAAACGATTGTCAGGCAGTAGCGATGCGGATTTGTCCTGAAGTGAAGCAAGCTTTGGATTGGATTAGTCAGGCGGTACCGGGCTCAGAACCCCGTATGTCAGGCTCTGGAAGTAGCGTTTTTACAGTCTTAGACCCTAAGGCTGATATCGCAAAACTGGAAAATCTTCTACAAAATCTTCCTAAAGGGTGGATAGGTCGGGTTGTTCGGGGGCTAAATAAAAATCCCGCTTACAATTTGATTTCTTCAGATTGA